In the genome of Longimicrobiales bacterium, one region contains:
- a CDS encoding cobalamin B12-binding domain-containing protein produces the protein MSETDRKIRVLVAKPGLDGHDRGAKVIASAFRDAGFEVIYTGLHQTPEMVVSAAIQEDVDVIAMSILSGAHLTLFPRVKALLDEAGVDHMLLTGGGIIPEEDVDSLVDLGVGKLFGPGTRTTEAIEYIREWFATRETV, from the coding sequence ATGTCCGAGACCGACCGAAAGATTCGAGTACTGGTGGCCAAGCCTGGCCTCGATGGCCACGACCGCGGCGCGAAAGTCATTGCCAGCGCCTTCCGCGATGCCGGGTTCGAGGTCATCTATACGGGGCTTCATCAGACGCCCGAAATGGTGGTCAGCGCTGCGATCCAGGAAGACGTGGACGTCATAGCGATGTCCATCCTTTCGGGCGCTCACCTGACGCTCTTTCCGCGAGTGAAGGCGCTTCTGGATGAGGCAGGCGTGGATCACATGCTGTTGACCGGTGGCGGGATCATCCCCGAAGAGGACGTCGACTCCCTCGTCGATCTTGGCGTGGGGAAGTTGTTTGGTCCGGGAACTCGGACCACAGAAGCCATCGAGTACATCCGCGAGTGGTTCGCAACTCGGGAGACGGTTTGA
- a CDS encoding HAD-IA family hydrolase — protein MAVRAVLFDAGNTLVYLDQERMAGLFLEAGVVTDAEQVREAELRARAKLHEGIQAGQVGTEPELWHQYFLALFKGSGVPDDRLEDVGLRLRDEHHRDHMWTGTEPGTHEALEELRSAGLRLAVISNADGRMADVLDRCGLTTYFDFVIDSETVGVEKPDPAIFLDACQRLELEPSECLYVGDLYQVDYQGSTAAGLQGVLFDPLRLHEGRTPRVSDLAELTTQLVAR, from the coding sequence ATGGCTGTGCGAGCGGTCTTGTTCGATGCGGGAAACACGCTCGTATACCTGGATCAGGAACGGATGGCCGGCCTGTTTCTAGAGGCTGGGGTGGTGACTGATGCCGAGCAGGTGCGGGAGGCGGAACTCCGCGCTCGCGCGAAACTGCACGAGGGAATCCAGGCTGGCCAAGTCGGTACCGAACCTGAGCTATGGCATCAGTACTTCCTGGCGTTGTTTAAGGGCAGTGGCGTGCCGGATGACAGACTTGAAGACGTCGGCCTTCGGTTACGGGATGAGCACCACCGGGATCACATGTGGACTGGAACCGAGCCGGGCACGCACGAAGCGCTGGAAGAGCTCCGGAGCGCGGGGCTTCGCCTGGCCGTCATCTCCAACGCTGATGGTAGGATGGCCGACGTCCTCGACCGATGTGGCCTCACCACCTACTTCGACTTCGTCATCGACTCAGAGACTGTGGGCGTGGAGAAACCTGATCCTGCGATTTTTCTCGATGCCTGCCAGCGCTTAGAGCTGGAACCGAGTGAATGCCTCTATGTGGGGGATCTGTACCAAGTGGACTACCAGGGGTCGACGGCAGCCGGTCTCCAGGGAGTCCTCTTCGACCCGTTGAGGCTCCATGAAGGTCGCACTCCGCGAGTGTCGGATCTGGCCGAACTGACGACCCAATTGGTGGCGCGTTAA